In a genomic window of Scyliorhinus torazame isolate Kashiwa2021f chromosome 5, sScyTor2.1, whole genome shotgun sequence:
- the LOC140420594 gene encoding uncharacterized protein, whose protein sequence is MEKPWKCGDCGKGFRAPSKLEVHRRSHTGERPFTCSVCEKGFSRLATLQSHQRVHTGERPFTCSQCGKGFTELSSRRKHQRVHTGERPFTYSQCEKGFTTSLSLRIHQRVHTGERPFTCSQCEKGFAQLSSLQTHQRVHTGERPFTCSHCEKRFTTSSILLTHQRVHTGERPFTCSQCEKGFTTPSSLLTHQRVHTGERPFTCSQCEKGFAQLSHLQIHQRVHTGERPFTCSQCEKGFTQLSSLQTHQRVHTGERPFTCSHCEKGFTTSSSLLTHQRVHTGERPFTCSQCEKGFTQLTSLQTHQRVHTGERPFTCSRCGKGFTTSSSLLTHQRVHTGERPFTCSQCEKGFAQLSHLQIHQRVHTGEKVLTCS, encoded by the coding sequence atggagaaaccgtggaaatgtggggactgtggaaagggattcagggctccatcaaagctggaagttcatcgacgcagtcacactggggagaggccattcacctgctctgtgtgtgagaagggattcagtcgattagccaccctgcagtcacaccagcgagttcacactggggagaggccgttcacctgctctcagtgtgggaagggattcactgagttatccagccggcggaaacaccagcgagttcacactggggagaggccattcacgtactctcagtgtgagaagggattcactacttcattgagcctgcggatacatcagcgagttcacactggggagaggccgttcacctgctctcagtgtgagaagggattcgctcagttatccagcctgcagacacaccagcgagttcacactggggaaaggccgttcacctgctctcactgtgagaaGAGATTTACTACTTCATCgatcctgctgacacaccagcgagttcacactggggagaggccgttcacttgctctcagtgtgagaagggattcactactccaTCGagccttctgacacaccagcgagttcacactggggagaggccgttcacctgctctcaatgtgagaagggattcgctcagttatcccacctgcagatacaccagcgagttcacactggggagaggccgttcacctgctctcagtgtgagaagggattcactcagttatccagcctgcagacacaccagcgagttcacactggggagaggccattcacctgctctcactgtgagaagggatttactacttcatcgagcctgctgacacaccagcgagttcacactggggagaggccgttcacctgctctcagtgtgagaagggattcactcagttaaccagcctgcagacacaccagcgagttcacactggggagaggccgttcacttgctctcggtgtgggaagggattcactacttcatcgagccttctgacacaccagcgagttcacactggggagaggccgttcacctgctctcagtgtgagaagggattcgctcagttatcccacctgcagatacaccagcgagttcacacaggggagaaggtgttaacctgctcttag